Proteins from a single region of Hydrogenimonas thermophila:
- a CDS encoding thioredoxin-like domain-containing protein, with protein sequence MNSKKRKLLVHAPSITELECIVSGKKINTFTDKCFVLLHFFTGGCINCLHVLEELKRVEFPKGLVVIGIHTGKFDKEKEDEWIKELIARYNIDHPVINDADGRLWDSYGVRAWPTLVLVSPDGYEVARSSGEGRVPKLLEAFEKYRNDYTLSGEWSILNMNSKRVSSDFSKLFATKENIFLSDIGRGCVHICTHTGEIIKTIEGFKEPQGIYVKDDYIYVADRLAGTVVKVDLQNGNRRVIADNLRSPWGLTGDEQRLQIAVAGSHQIWQVDYDGNNLTLLAGIGSEGIRDGDAVTEALFAQPTDLDWLNDTLYVIDAEGSALRSIEYGRVKTLIGWDLFTFGDCDGIAELVRLQHPEGLCAGIGGCGNQRIFICDTYNGKVKVYDPLNGRVVTLIDGLNHPTGICKVDCWLYVVERGEDILGRFDISTMEYERMKIE encoded by the coding sequence ATGAATAGCAAGAAGAGAAAATTACTGGTACATGCGCCATCTATTACAGAATTAGAGTGTATTGTATCAGGAAAAAAGATTAATACTTTTACAGATAAATGTTTTGTACTGCTTCACTTTTTTACAGGCGGATGCATTAACTGTCTGCACGTTCTTGAAGAGTTGAAGCGTGTAGAGTTTCCAAAAGGTTTGGTTGTTATTGGCATTCATACAGGAAAGTTTGATAAAGAGAAAGAGGATGAGTGGATCAAGGAGTTAATTGCTAGGTACAACATCGATCATCCTGTGATTAATGATGCTGATGGCAGATTATGGGACAGTTATGGTGTTAGGGCTTGGCCTACTCTTGTATTGGTTTCTCCAGATGGCTATGAAGTAGCCAGAAGTAGTGGAGAAGGAAGAGTACCAAAACTACTTGAAGCTTTTGAAAAGTACCGTAATGATTACACTTTATCTGGTGAGTGGAGTATCTTAAATATGAATAGCAAAAGAGTATCTAGTGATTTTTCAAAACTGTTTGCTACAAAAGAGAATATTTTTTTGAGTGATATAGGCAGAGGGTGCGTGCATATTTGTACACACACCGGTGAAATTATTAAAACAATTGAAGGTTTTAAAGAGCCACAGGGGATTTATGTTAAAGATGATTATATTTATGTAGCAGACAGATTAGCCGGAACAGTTGTAAAAGTTGATCTTCAAAATGGAAATAGAAGAGTTATAGCAGATAATTTACGTTCACCTTGGGGATTGACAGGTGATGAACAAAGATTACAGATTGCAGTGGCTGGGTCTCATCAGATATGGCAGGTTGATTATGATGGAAACAATCTTACTCTTTTAGCCGGAATTGGCTCTGAAGGTATTCGTGACGGAGATGCTGTAACAGAAGCTCTTTTTGCTCAACCGACAGATTTGGATTGGTTGAATGATACGCTTTATGTCATAGATGCAGAAGGAAGTGCATTACGCTCTATTGAATATGGGCGTGTTAAAACATTGATTGGATGGGATCTTTTTACATTTGGTGATTGTGATGGAATTGCAGAATTAGTGCGTCTTCAGCATCCAGAGGGTCTTTGTGCCGGTATTGGAGGTTGTGGCAATCAACGAATCTTTATATGCGATACATATAATGGAAAAGTAAAAGTTTATGATCCACTAAATGGGCGTGTAGTAACACTGATAGATGGGTTGAATCATCCTACTGGTATTTGCAAGGTAGATTGTTGGCTATATGTAGTTGAAAGAGGAGAAGATATATTGGGTCGATTTGATATAAGTACAATGGAGTATGAAAGGATGAAGATAGAATGA
- the lpxB gene encoding lipid-A-disaccharide synthase encodes MNLLVSALEPSANLHLKFLLKELENVNISGIFDRSLGEPLYGMDEFSVMGVVDVLAKYFKGKEAIAEMVSLSKNCDKVLLIDAPAFNIPLAKAIKKRYPDKEIIYYILPKVWAWKKHRAALVDHYCDRLASIFPFERDFFKNAEYVGNPLLDEIDIKRVVSSDKDTIAFLPGSRKSEITRLMPVFQETAKQLGNRRKLLVIPEFIDKNRIEEWYGDISSFEVVQDTHKAVAQSHFAFVCSGTATLETALIGTPFVLVYKARPLDYKIGRFFVKLPHVGLANIIMDFEKKSPVHPELFQEDVNSDNLLKFYETMDRDHFDKKSEELRSILKTGSAQRVASMILS; translated from the coding sequence ATGAATCTGTTGGTCAGTGCATTGGAGCCTTCTGCAAACTTGCATTTGAAGTTTTTGCTTAAAGAGCTTGAGAATGTAAATATATCAGGTATATTTGATCGTAGCCTAGGAGAGCCTCTTTATGGGATGGATGAGTTTTCCGTTATGGGTGTTGTTGATGTTCTAGCCAAATACTTTAAAGGCAAAGAGGCGATTGCAGAGATGGTGAGCTTGAGCAAAAATTGCGATAAAGTTCTGCTTATAGATGCTCCAGCTTTTAATATTCCTCTTGCAAAAGCTATTAAAAAGAGGTATCCGGATAAAGAGATTATATATTATATTTTGCCAAAGGTGTGGGCATGGAAAAAGCATCGTGCAGCATTGGTAGATCACTACTGTGACAGACTTGCTTCAATTTTTCCATTTGAAAGAGATTTTTTTAAAAATGCAGAGTATGTAGGTAATCCACTGCTTGATGAGATTGATATAAAAAGAGTAGTAAGTAGTGATAAAGATACTATAGCTTTCTTGCCTGGTAGCAGAAAGAGTGAAATTACAAGGTTGATGCCTGTTTTTCAAGAGACTGCTAAACAGCTTGGTAATAGACGAAAATTGCTGGTTATACCTGAGTTTATAGATAAAAATAGAATTGAAGAGTGGTATGGTGACATCAGCTCTTTTGAAGTAGTGCAAGATACCCATAAAGCAGTTGCACAAAGTCATTTTGCTTTTGTTTGCAGTGGAACGGCAACATTGGAGACTGCTCTTATAGGAACTCCATTTGTTCTGGTTTACAAAGCTCGTCCTCTGGATTATAAAATAGGACGATTTTTTGTCAAACTTCCACATGTGGGGCTTGCAAATATTATTATGGATTTTGAAAAAAAATCGCCTGTACATCCAGAACTTTTTCAAGAGGATGTAAACAGTGACAATCTGCTTAAGTTTTATGAAACTATGGATAGAGACCATTTTGATAAAAAGAGTGAAGAACTTAGGAGTATTCTTAAAACTGGCAGTGCTCAACGTGTAGCTAGTATGATTTTATCGTGA
- the greA gene encoding transcription elongation factor GreA — translation MQKEPMTEFGYKKLSEELEYLKSEARPAVAKEIQKARELGDLKENAEYHAAKEKQGLMEARIAELEDILGRAQVVDPSTFEHKRVSFGSTVTLIDIDTDDEITYTIVGASEANPDKGLISYHSPLAKQLIGKEPGDEVRVNLPGGEKDYEIDEVCYKEICFGD, via the coding sequence ATGCAAAAAGAACCTATGACAGAGTTTGGGTATAAAAAACTTAGTGAAGAGTTGGAATATTTAAAAAGCGAAGCACGCCCTGCAGTAGCAAAAGAGATTCAAAAGGCAAGAGAGCTTGGTGATTTGAAAGAGAATGCTGAATATCATGCTGCTAAAGAAAAGCAGGGGTTAATGGAGGCTCGCATTGCAGAGCTTGAAGATATTTTAGGACGTGCACAGGTTGTTGATCCTTCAACATTTGAGCATAAGCGTGTTAGTTTTGGATCAACAGTTACTCTTATAGATATAGATACAGATGATGAAATAACATATACAATTGTTGGAGCAAGTGAAGCAAATCCAGATAAAGGGCTTATCTCTTATCATTCGCCGCTTGCAAAACAGTTGATTGGAAAAGAACCCGGTGACGAAGTGCGTGTAAACTTGCCTGGCGGTGAAAAGGATTATGAGATAGATGAGGTATGTTACAAAGAGATCTGTTTTGGAGATTAA
- a CDS encoding HepT-like ribonuclease domain-containing protein codes for MYKRDISLYIVDIFIAIDKIGRYTKNFDNAQDLLYSELEWDGTLRELEIIGEATNYLLKEGYLSSDYRRIVDFRNQIIHGYFGIDENIVFDVIKNKLPKYYQDLIIIAKNTNLLKAIKSAKIENEKNQNVLKFLNDLEKEIEE; via the coding sequence ATGTATAAAAGAGATATTAGTTTATATATTGTAGATATTTTTATAGCTATAGATAAAATAGGCAGATATACTAAAAACTTTGATAATGCTCAAGATTTATTATATAGTGAATTAGAATGGGATGGTACTTTAAGAGAATTAGAGATCATAGGCGAAGCTACAAACTATCTTTTAAAAGAAGGGTATTTAAGCAGTGATTACAGAAGAATTGTTGATTTTAGAAATCAAATAATTCATGGCTATTTTGGTATAGATGAAAATATTGTATTTGATGTAATTAAAAATAAACTACCTAAATATTACCAAGATTTAATAATCATTGCAAAGAATACAAATCTATTAAAAGCTATAAAATCTGCAAAAATAGAGAATGAAAAAAATCAAAATGTACTAAAGTTCTTAAATGACTTAGAAAAAGAGATAGAAGAATAA
- a CDS encoding F0F1 ATP synthase subunit C, which yields MKKFFLLMMAFAGFAFAGEGESMIQAYSVVAAGVGLGLAALGGAIGMGNTAAATIAGTARNPGLGGKLMTTMFIALAMIEAQVIYTLVIALIALYANPFLG from the coding sequence ATGAAAAAGTTTTTTCTTTTGATGATGGCATTTGCAGGGTTTGCATTTGCAGGTGAAGGTGAGTCTATGATCCAAGCATACAGCGTTGTTGCAGCTGGTGTTGGTCTTGGTCTTGCAGCACTTGGTGGTGCTATTGGTATGGGTAACACTGCAGCAGCTACAATTGCTGGTACAGCTCGCAACCCAGGTCTTGGCGGAAAGCTTATGACTACAATGTTTATCGCACTTGCGATGATCGAAGCTCAGGTTATCTATACACTTGTTATTGCTTTGATCGCTCTTTATGCAAACCCATTCCTAGGATAA
- a CDS encoding tRNA threonylcarbamoyladenosine dehydratase, with product MKYERCRMLMGDDFEKLRKAKILLLGVGGVGSFCLDCLVRSGVEDITIVDFDKYDITNQNRQIGSDKVGAVKVHRLAELYPTVTPIEAKIDDKWIENFDFSSFDLVLDAIDDIRAKITLAHKVSPKLISATGGARKLDPTKIEIASIWKTHGDPFARKIRYELKKSGFKGDFPALFSPEEPKCQTKGSFVGVTGSFGLAMCSAAIQKIINKD from the coding sequence ATGAAATATGAACGATGTCGAATGTTAATGGGAGATGACTTTGAAAAACTCCGTAAAGCAAAAATACTCCTGCTTGGCGTAGGAGGAGTTGGAAGTTTCTGTTTAGACTGTTTAGTTAGAAGCGGTGTTGAAGATATTACAATAGTTGATTTTGACAAATATGACATTACTAACCAAAACAGGCAAATTGGCAGTGATAAAGTTGGAGCTGTAAAAGTACATCGACTAGCAGAACTCTACCCAACTGTTACTCCAATAGAGGCTAAAATTGATGATAAATGGATAGAAAATTTTGATTTTAGCTCTTTTGATTTGGTACTTGATGCAATAGATGACATCCGTGCAAAAATTACACTAGCTCACAAAGTATCGCCAAAACTCATAAGTGCCACAGGAGGAGCCAGAAAACTGGACCCGACAAAAATAGAGATAGCCTCCATCTGGAAAACACATGGTGATCCATTTGCAAGAAAGATACGCTATGAGCTTAAAAAAAGTGGATTTAAAGGTGACTTTCCAGCACTCTTTAGCCCAGAAGAGCCAAAGTGTCAAACAAAAGGGAGCTTTGTTGGAGTAACAGGAAGTTTTGGTCTTGCTATGTGTTCAGCTGCTATTCAAAAAATAATAAATAAAGATTAA
- a CDS encoding nucleotidyltransferase family protein has protein sequence MRLEQYELDAIRESFIKNFQKGKVYLFGSRVDENKKGGDIDLYIDLGDNVDLKEVMKMKQDFKLDIYDKIGEQKIDIVISKDKQSSIVQEALKKGILLCEI, from the coding sequence ATGAGATTAGAACAGTATGAGCTTGATGCAATAAGGGAAAGCTTTATCAAAAATTTTCAAAAAGGTAAAGTATATCTTTTTGGCAGTCGCGTAGATGAAAATAAAAAGGGTGGTGATATCGATTTATATATAGATTTAGGTGATAATGTTGATTTAAAAGAAGTTATGAAAATGAAACAAGATTTTAAATTGGATATATATGATAAAATTGGAGAGCAAAAGATTGATATAGTAATATCTAAAGATAAACAGAGTTCAATCGTGCAAGAAGCTTTAAAAAAAGGTATTTTATTGTGCGAGATATAG
- the surE gene encoding 5'/3'-nucleotidase SurE: protein MKRILITNDDGFESLGLKALVEALRPLGHITVVAPTVEKSACGHSLTLTRPLRFVQIDDDFFKLDDGTPTDCVYLSKYALFSEECQPDLVVSGINKGANMGEDITYSGTASAAMEAVLQGIPGIAISQVCRSRCQNIDELGFELAKKAAYNICKKILEDGFPLGDRRFLNINVPPVQPKECKGFRVTKAGYRLYGNDAQLHRNPRGEEYYWLGLHPLQWIPDENRMCDFEAIKENYVSITPVKLDMTSYEDIDRLKEWKIEDEI from the coding sequence TTGAAACGTATACTTATTACTAATGATGATGGCTTTGAATCGCTAGGGTTAAAAGCTTTGGTTGAAGCACTGCGCCCATTAGGTCATATTACTGTTGTTGCACCAACAGTGGAAAAATCAGCGTGCGGTCACAGTCTAACCCTTACACGTCCGCTTCGATTTGTGCAGATAGATGATGATTTTTTCAAACTGGATGATGGAACACCTACAGATTGTGTTTACCTAAGTAAATATGCTCTTTTTAGTGAAGAGTGTCAACCAGATCTTGTTGTCAGCGGAATTAACAAAGGTGCAAATATGGGTGAAGATATCACCTACAGCGGTACAGCGAGTGCCGCAATGGAAGCAGTCTTGCAAGGTATTCCAGGAATTGCCATAAGCCAGGTTTGCAGAAGCCGTTGTCAAAACATTGATGAGCTTGGTTTTGAACTGGCAAAAAAAGCAGCTTACAACATCTGTAAAAAGATTTTAGAAGATGGTTTCCCATTGGGTGACAGGCGTTTTTTAAATATAAATGTACCTCCTGTTCAACCAAAAGAGTGCAAAGGCTTTCGAGTTACCAAGGCAGGCTACAGACTATATGGGAATGATGCACAACTACACCGCAATCCACGAGGTGAAGAGTACTACTGGTTAGGACTTCACCCACTTCAATGGATTCCAGATGAAAATAGAATGTGCGACTTTGAAGCTATCAAAGAGAACTATGTTTCAATTACACCGGTAAAACTTGATATGACAAGTTATGAAGATATTGATAGATTAAAAGAGTGGAAGATTGAAGATGAAATATGA
- the argC gene encoding N-acetyl-gamma-glutamyl-phosphate reductase: MIPVAIIGASGYTGLELVKILTQHPEFELVYVATSEGETTIQQLHPSLEGVVTMQVEKADASEVAKVAQIAFLALPHKTSMGFASQLLELGVKVVDLSADYRLKLDRYEAHYCKHTDTKHLCEAAYGLPEFYRNKIKESRIIANPGCYPTASLLGLLPFIPYIKKDTPIFIDAKSGVSGAGKKLSSTTHYVTINENIFAYNPIKHRHAPEIAEKIDELFVTQVEVNFVPHLIPVTRGMLCSIYMQLENELDPIEVLESLYKDEPFVRVRNNPVDIKSVAGTNFCDIYATMNGNSLFISSAIDNLLRGASSQAVVNANIICGFDETLGIPQLAYVP, encoded by the coding sequence GTGATTCCTGTTGCTATTATTGGTGCCAGTGGATATACTGGATTAGAGTTAGTTAAAATTCTCACTCAGCACCCTGAATTTGAATTGGTTTATGTAGCAACCAGTGAAGGTGAAACAACTATACAGCAGTTGCATCCTTCACTTGAAGGCGTTGTAACAATGCAAGTAGAGAAGGCAGATGCTAGTGAAGTAGCAAAAGTTGCTCAGATAGCCTTTTTGGCTTTGCCTCATAAAACATCTATGGGTTTTGCATCACAATTGCTTGAACTAGGTGTAAAAGTAGTAGACTTATCGGCAGACTATCGTTTGAAACTTGATAGATATGAAGCACACTACTGCAAACATACAGATACAAAACACTTATGCGAAGCAGCTTATGGTCTTCCAGAGTTTTATCGCAATAAAATCAAAGAGAGTCGGATTATAGCCAATCCTGGTTGTTATCCTACAGCTTCTTTGCTTGGTCTTTTACCTTTTATACCATATATAAAAAAAGATACTCCTATTTTCATAGATGCTAAAAGTGGAGTAAGTGGAGCAGGGAAGAAACTTTCATCAACAACCCACTATGTGACAATTAATGAAAATATCTTTGCCTATAATCCTATAAAGCATCGTCATGCACCTGAGATTGCTGAGAAGATTGATGAGCTTTTTGTAACGCAGGTAGAGGTAAACTTTGTGCCTCATCTAATTCCAGTAACAAGAGGAATGCTTTGTAGTATATACATGCAGCTTGAAAATGAACTGGATCCTATTGAAGTACTTGAAAGTTTATATAAAGATGAGCCGTTTGTGCGAGTCAGAAATAATCCTGTAGACATAAAATCTGTTGCTGGTACCAACTTTTGCGATATCTACGCAACAATGAATGGCAATAGTCTATTTATCAGTTCAGCTATTGATAATCTTTTAAGGGGTGCAAGTTCCCAGGCTGTTGTAAATGCAAATATCATCTGCGGTTTTGATGAAACACTAGGAATTCCTCAACTTGCTTATGTCCCATAA
- a CDS encoding polyribonucleotide nucleotidyltransferase yields the protein MTCRFEFEMNNRSITVETGKVARQANGAVLLKSGNTVLLATAVMDEKPVEEHFLPLTVQYIEKSYAAGKIPGGFVKRETKPSDFETLTSRLIDRSLRPLFPKGFFYPVQITVMLLSVDDGADLQSLALDAASAALYLSDIPVKKCVAGVRIGRKDGKFILNPTLDELEDGSLDLFVSGTKEDLLMIEMRSIGTVEVELEPSVTVDPMIDPMMAEQVIQIPRVNELNEEELVEAISLAQNAISLAAGEYEKAFAEAVKPKADVELFDEVANPSIVAYIQEFYMDDINHALDGMAKSERGGELKAIVAKVMSDDVAVKEEWSEEEVKCAVDAVKRARVRSMILEEGRRADGRGLKDVRPISIETNILPSVHGSCLFTRGETQALVTCTLGNRQDAQMFERITGKSASYEEFMVHYNFPGFSVGEASRIGPPGRRELGHGNLAKRAIEPSLDKTELDAIVRLVSEILESNGSSSMATVCGGSLALKAADVPVQKLIAGVAMGLVTEDDKYAILTDIMGLEDHDGDMDFKVAGSKDGITALQMDIKLGGISLTLLREALEQAREARLHILEIMEKAAAEIEVNESILPSTEIFHVEPHKIVDIIGQAGKTIREIIEMFEVSIDLDKKEGEVKVSGPSKAKVKAACDHIKGIVQNGGAKKEIPQFELDKPIVGKVKKLVDFGAFIELPGDIDGLLHISKISRGRIDHPSDLLSEGQEVEVVVKSQKGHKIELALAKPLD from the coding sequence ATGACATGTAGATTTGAATTTGAGATGAATAATCGTTCCATAACAGTTGAAACAGGTAAAGTTGCCCGTCAAGCTAATGGAGCAGTTTTGCTAAAAAGTGGCAATACAGTTTTGTTGGCAACGGCAGTTATGGATGAAAAACCTGTAGAAGAGCATTTTTTGCCTCTAACTGTTCAATATATAGAGAAAAGTTATGCAGCAGGTAAAATTCCTGGAGGTTTTGTAAAACGTGAGACAAAACCAAGCGATTTTGAGACTTTAACATCACGTCTTATTGACAGGTCTTTAAGACCACTTTTCCCAAAAGGCTTTTTTTATCCGGTACAGATAACAGTAATGCTTTTAAGTGTTGATGATGGTGCAGATTTACAGTCATTGGCACTTGATGCAGCATCAGCAGCTCTTTACCTTTCTGATATTCCTGTTAAGAAGTGTGTAGCTGGTGTTCGAATAGGAAGAAAAGATGGAAAGTTTATCTTAAATCCTACTCTAGATGAGCTTGAAGATGGATCATTGGACCTTTTTGTTTCAGGAACAAAAGAAGATCTTTTAATGATTGAAATGCGCTCAATTGGTACAGTAGAAGTTGAGCTTGAGCCATCTGTAACTGTTGATCCAATGATTGATCCTATGATGGCAGAGCAGGTTATTCAGATTCCAAGAGTTAATGAACTGAATGAAGAGGAGCTTGTTGAAGCAATTTCTCTAGCTCAAAATGCAATCAGCCTAGCAGCTGGTGAGTACGAGAAAGCATTTGCTGAAGCAGTAAAACCAAAAGCAGATGTAGAACTGTTTGATGAAGTAGCCAATCCTTCGATTGTAGCATACATTCAGGAATTTTACATGGATGACATTAATCACGCTTTAGATGGAATGGCAAAAAGCGAGCGTGGTGGTGAACTCAAAGCAATAGTTGCAAAAGTAATGAGTGATGATGTTGCTGTAAAAGAGGAGTGGAGTGAAGAAGAGGTAAAGTGTGCTGTTGATGCGGTTAAACGTGCAAGAGTTAGATCGATGATTCTTGAAGAGGGTCGTCGTGCTGATGGAAGAGGGCTAAAAGATGTAAGACCTATAAGCATAGAGACAAATATCTTGCCTAGCGTTCACGGATCATGCCTCTTTACCAGAGGTGAGACACAGGCTTTGGTTACGTGTACTTTAGGGAACCGCCAAGATGCACAGATGTTTGAAAGAATTACTGGTAAAAGTGCTAGTTATGAAGAGTTTATGGTTCACTATAACTTTCCGGGATTTAGCGTTGGGGAAGCTTCTCGCATAGGACCTCCAGGTCGTCGTGAATTAGGACACGGAAACCTTGCAAAACGTGCAATTGAGCCAAGCCTTGATAAAACAGAGTTGGATGCAATTGTACGTTTAGTCTCAGAAATTTTGGAGTCTAATGGTTCATCTTCTATGGCAACTGTTTGTGGTGGTTCATTAGCTCTTAAAGCTGCTGATGTACCGGTTCAAAAACTGATAGCCGGAGTTGCTATGGGGCTTGTTACAGAGGATGACAAATATGCCATTTTAACAGATATCATGGGATTGGAAGATCATGATGGCGATATGGACTTTAAAGTTGCCGGTAGCAAAGATGGTATTACAGCCCTTCAAATGGATATTAAACTAGGTGGTATCAGTTTAACTCTTTTAAGAGAAGCTCTTGAACAGGCTCGTGAGGCAAGATTGCATATTCTTGAAATTATGGAAAAAGCAGCTGCTGAGATTGAGGTTAATGAGTCTATTTTGCCAAGTACAGAAATTTTCCATGTAGAGCCTCATAAAATAGTAGATATTATTGGTCAGGCTGGAAAAACAATTCGTGAAATTATCGAAATGTTTGAAGTAAGCATAGACCTTGACAAAAAAGAGGGTGAGGTTAAAGTTTCAGGCCCTAGCAAAGCTAAAGTGAAAGCTGCTTGCGATCATATTAAAGGTATAGTTCAAAACGGTGGAGCAAAAAAAGAGATTCCACAATTTGAACTTGATAAACCTATTGTTGGAAAAGTGAAAAAACTGGTTGATTTTGGGGCGTTTATTGAGTTGCCTGGAGATATTGACGGTCTGTTGCACATCTCTAAAATTTCAAGAGGACGCATTGACCATCCAAGTGATTTGTTGAGTGAAGGTCAGGAAGTTGAAGTTGTAGTAAAATCACAAAAGGGTCATAAAATAGAGTTGGCACTTGCCAAGCCTTTGGATTAA
- a CDS encoding J domain-containing protein — translation MSKNYEAIQKALEILGLPTHVSWYDIKSRYRYLASKKHPDTGGDDEEMAQINAAYELLKKYVENFRFSFSEEEVDKQFPQDFHTKRFRF, via the coding sequence TTGAGTAAAAATTATGAAGCTATTCAAAAGGCGTTAGAAATTTTAGGTTTGCCTACCCATGTAAGTTGGTATGACATAAAATCAAGATATCGATATTTGGCATCTAAAAAACATCCTGACACTGGTGGTGATGATGAAGAGATGGCTCAAATTAATGCTGCATATGAATTATTAAAAAAATATGTTGAAAATTTTCGCTTTTCATTTAGTGAAGAGGAAGTAGATAAACAGTTTCCCCAAGATTTTCATACAAAACGTTTTAGATTTTAA
- a CDS encoding UDP-2,3-diacylglucosamine diphosphatase, producing the protein MSHKKLLTSNFQLLTLKDGAWLIADAHYAHYNTALYDFLSCKDEDLPPQLILMGDIFDLLFGNAPNSIEPNLKMVDLLKSIAKKVEVIYLEGNHDFGLKTIFGDSIKIVPRTKQPLFMSANSKVVALHHGDMMQGIGYEIYTALIRNRWIDRVLNTIDSLRDGKIIDWLERYNRQKKPCYSIDSFENIVSQRLDILEQKFEFDYWVEGHFHQNVQYNFNEKKYCNLPAFACCQSYIVVKLSESGINFIEKKGSP; encoded by the coding sequence ATGTCCCATAAAAAACTCTTAACTTCTAACTTCCAGCTCCTGACTTTAAAAGATGGAGCTTGGCTTATTGCTGATGCTCACTATGCCCACTACAACACTGCATTATATGACTTTTTAAGTTGTAAAGATGAAGATTTACCTCCACAGCTCATACTGATGGGTGATATTTTTGATCTTCTGTTTGGAAATGCTCCAAATTCCATTGAACCAAATTTAAAAATGGTCGATCTTTTAAAAAGCATTGCTAAAAAGGTTGAGGTTATCTACCTTGAAGGAAATCATGATTTTGGTTTAAAAACAATATTTGGTGACTCTATAAAGATAGTTCCAAGAACAAAACAGCCTCTTTTTATGAGTGCAAACAGTAAAGTTGTAGCACTTCATCATGGAGATATGATGCAAGGGATTGGTTATGAGATATATACTGCATTAATTAGAAATAGATGGATAGATCGAGTTTTAAACACTATTGATTCTTTAAGAGATGGAAAAATAATAGATTGGCTTGAAAGATATAATCGCCAAAAAAAGCCTTGTTATTCAATAGATAGTTTTGAAAATATAGTTTCACAACGTTTAGATATATTGGAACAAAAGTTTGAATTTGACTATTGGGTAGAGGGGCATTTTCATCAAAATGTACAATACAATTTTAATGAAAAAAAATATTGTAATTTACCTGCTTTTGCTTGTTGTCAAAGTTATATTGTTGTAAAATTAAGTGAAAGCGGCATCAATTTTATAGAAAAAAAAGGTTCGCCATGA
- a CDS encoding nucleotidyltransferase family protein: MDKTDILNFLKENKEQLESKYHIKKIALFGSYAKNTQNQNSDIDILVDMPPSFDAYYELKEFLEKSFQKKVDLGLFHNVREHLKSTIYKEVEYV, translated from the coding sequence ATGGATAAAACAGACATACTCAACTTTTTAAAAGAGAATAAAGAGCAATTAGAGTCAAAATATCATATTAAGAAAATAGCTCTTTTCGGAAGCTATGCAAAAAATACACAAAATCAAAACAGTGATATAGATATTTTAGTAGATATGCCACCAAGTTTTGATGCTTACTACGAACTAAAAGAGTTTTTAGAAAAAAGTTTTCAAAAAAAAGTTGATTTAGGTCTATTTCACAATGTTAGAGAACATCTTAAATCAACAATCTATAAAGAAGTAGAATATGTATAA